The Coffea arabica cultivar ET-39 chromosome 6e, Coffea Arabica ET-39 HiFi, whole genome shotgun sequence genome contains the following window.
AAGATAACGAAGGGAACGACACAATACAAAATTCAggacaaacaagaaaagaaatgaataaaGAGGCCATCAAGTGAGTTCTTTTAACAGAAGAACGTCTTGCACATTTTCAAGTAGGGAAAATACTTTCTCTCACACACTCCAAGTGAAAGGCAAATCAGTAGTATCACTTTAACGTACATGAGTTCTTAACTCCATCAATAATTAGAAATTTATTAAATCCATCATGGTAGAAAAAGTCCCATCTGGACAAATCATACAGCTGTCATGACAAATGACCGCTGAAACATATTCCCTAGCTAacttcatagttgaaatcatATAGCTTTGAAATAAATCTTTCTCAAACTCAAGCACCATGGTTAATAGCTCACTGCTCTTCCAACAAGTTTCCAGAGTCGTAAAAGACCGGAAAGATAATGAACAAAGAGGATTGGATGTCTATGCCTGGACTACAAACAAGCATGGCTAAGTCTGAATTGTATGCTGCTGGAGTTTCTCAGGAACAGTTTACAGAAAGTAGTACTGGTTTTGGTATCAAAATGGGAAGGCTACAGTCTTGGTATAACTTTGATATCTACTAGACTACAGCAGATTGTTACCTATCCTTAAAAAAAGTTACAAATAGAACACAAAATTTGGCAGTGAGGAAGTTATCTTATGCAAGCAGGCTCACCAGTATGAAATCTGTTTTAAATAATTTGCTTGTTGGGAAGTACTTTTATTCTTCCAAAATTGTTTATATAAAAACTTGAAAGTACACTTTGTTTATTGTGGTGATCTGGAGCTGAGTTGAAACCTACTTCTGCCAAAGTTAGAATGGAGTTAGTTCGCAAGCCAATAAAAGCAGGATTGGGAGTAATAAAACCTGGAGACTTGAAATAAAGCTCTTTGATGCTGTCATACTTTCCGCTTTGGTTTGTCCCAAAATTCATGCTACCTAGAATGGATAAAACTTCTCACCCTACTTACAAACTTATGCTCCATCTTgtcaaatgaaataaatttcAGAAACTCTTTTGGACCATGTGGCTGTTCATTGTAGCATTGTGAAGGAGTTGAACGGTATTATAGTCAGGCTGGAGAAACATCATCAATTCTCATTACTATAAAGCATTCCTGAGGGAGCTAGATTTCCCTAGTTATGGTCCTCTCCTTTCACTAAACTTTTCTGAATCAAATAGATCTGACGTTTGACAAATGGATACTTCTCTGAATCAAATGGACTTTACTAAACTTTTAGTTACTAAAAGTTTAGTAAACACATACTTTTCTGAATCAAATGGATCCCTGCAGACATTTTCACATAAAGCAAATATTTGCCCCCAAACTTCCAGTATTAAAACATAGTCATTCAGGCACTGAACTCTGTTCAACCTTGAAGCATTCCCTATGTGCCAACCTAGACCAATTCGAGTTTCTCAGTAGGAAATGATTATGGGACTTTGTTAAATGCAAGCCCAacacaaattgaaaaaaaaaaaaaaaaaaagcacataaATAGCACCTGACTAGCAAAAGCGTTTCCAGAAATCATAAATGGTATGTGTATGTATGTCTTAGATGTATATCATACATATAATTCATGTTAGAAGACCTCTAAAAGGAAATTAGTTGTGAGAAGGAAATTTGGGTACGTGCACATCGCTCAATTTAGTTAAGTATGTGttttacaaaatttcatctGATGTTAGTTACCAAAAGCAAACCATAACATCTACAGAATAATAAACTAGCAATTAGACTTGAATGCTCTTACTTCTATCTCATTCATTACGATGTGCCATAAATTCTGCTTAAAGTCCTACGCAGGTGACATGCATGTTTCCCATGAAAAGCCATATTGAGGTTTTTGTAACTGAAGTATATTAAAACTCTTAGCACAGAAATTCAGTCAATATCTTCCATCTCCTACTATTGTTCATCAGAAGTAAACTGCCTTGTCTGCCTACttctccaaaaaaaacaaaaaaaggcaaGAAGAATCCACtctttcaaaattaaatggttgAAAGATCAACTCTACTCAAATACTGATTGGTCATGTAGAAGTCCAGAAGGCCGATTTGCATGCCatgacaaataaataaaaaaatatcttACCGTTGCTTCATCGGTCGCCGTGCATTATACACTGAGATCCACTGGGTAGCAGGGCTACCCAGTCGTACTTTCTTCTTTGGTTGCTCATCTTCTTCCAAGTTTATAAGAAGCCTTCCCCGTTTCTGCCCAACCTGACCACAGTGAAAAAATAACAAACTTGATATATTAGGGCTTTAGATAAATGAAAGAGTACAATCACAAACGGAGCAATCCATATAAATAACCTTAAGGGCTCCATCAATTCTTATTGGTCTCAGCGTTGTGCATGGTTCAATAAGACTTTCAAAGAAAgatatcaattttgaataattcGGCTCCTCGTCAAATTTCATATTTGTCACAGCCTCAAGAAACTGCTTGAATGGAGCTGGGCAAAAGCAGCACATCAGCTCAGGAGAAGTTGCCATTTTCTTCTTACAAACAAGAAAACTTTTGTTGTCACCCTGTCGTAttccaaaatagaaaataaGAGCAAGATATAATTAACTTCATCTAAGCAGAGacttaaaagggaaaaaaaaaaataggcgcCAGAATGCCAATTCACCTGATACCCTTGCCAGGGTAACCTTCCCTTGATGAGAAATATCAATGTGTATGCCAGTGACTCAAGATCATCCCTCCGACTTCCTGTTCGACCCAAATGTGCATGAACACTAGCATATCTTATTGTGCCCCTGCGAGAGAAGGTTGTTAATAACTTCTAAGCAACTTGATTTGGTGATGCTGCTGAATTCAACATACCTGAATATGTCTGGCCTCTGGTCATAGTCAACATGCTGACCAGATGATGCATCTTTCCACCTAGAAGCTGATCAACAATGTAATGACCGAGAAGCAATGATTAGACATATAAACAAGGGAGGATGCTGGAAGTAAAATCTAATGCTTCACAATAGAAGTTGCAAGTGTGAGACAGTGAGGAAGAGGCAGCAACAAACCTAGACCAAGATCAATGAGATATAGCTTCTTTTCGTCAGGAGTTCCAGGTTGGCCAAGTAAAAAGTTCTCTGGCTTCACATCTCCATGAACAAAACTGGGTGAAGGTATTCACAGTTAATAAAACCAGATAAAAAgtggaagctaaaatggagtAATAATCTAATGAATGTTGTCTCTAACAACCTCACAGGATAAAGAGGTGGAGCGTGACAAAAGATCACATGAACTCACCCTTTCAAGTGAAGCTTTTCGAGAATAGATATTGCCTCCACTGCAATACAAGCCACCATATTTGGTGACATCCTGTTGCAGGTGCCAATTGTTAGAGCATGATTAGCATGCACAAGCAAAGAAAATCGACGCATCTGCTTTCAAGAGTGATGAAACAAAACGCGCTTGTATGTGCACGTGATTTTGTATCTTTGTGAGTgtgttagagagagagagagagagagagagagattcttTTTTCTTACGATTGTCCTAAAGAATTCCAAACGTCCCAAAGACTAGGTCCAAGCATGTCCATGACCTAAAGTGTGCAGTTATTAGCATAGGTACAGCAACAAATCCTTATCCCAAAAAAGTAAGCATACAAAATTTACCAGAATGTAAAAATCTCCTTGACGTCCCTTGTAATGAACCCCGGGGATCCCATAACATCCATTTAAGGTGCTGTTCAAAAAAAGGGCAATACATTTAAAGAACAAGATGTAGAGACTGAAAACTTTGATCAGCCAGATGAGTAACATCAAGAAATAACAGCAAAGAGCTTACTTGTACACCTGCCATTCATAAGGAGGACCATAATTGCAGCCCTTACTGTTCCGGTGCTCAAACTTAAGTCCAACCTACAAAAGCAGTCACATGAGACACTGTGGGATATAAGAGATCAACTACTATATGCAGCCACCAGTTACATAATGATACCTCTACCGCATCAGGTCCTGTTCTTTCAGTGTCACCACTAACCCGTCGGCCAACATAGACTTGGCCAAAGCCACCCTTGCCTAATTTCCTCTCAGTCTTGTATATAGGAGAGTTACCCACTTGTACCTGTTCAAAGCAGCAAAAGAAATAACATGAGAATACCTATTAGGTTATACCATGATGTTATCCAATCCAACTTATGAAAAGGAACAATCAAGAAActcttaaaaaaataataaaaacttgGAAAAAAAATCCTGCAGTCATTTTATGGAGCAGAATAGATAATTTCAAGCAGCTTCAGAACGACTCGCTTGATAGCTCGTTACTCAGACTTCTGAGTTCTGAGAACTAAAAATTTGTAGTAAAACAAAATGAGCAAGCAGGAAGATACCCTCTCTGGTACCGGAGTTGTGCTTGCTTCCTCTTCGGCTCCCAGTATTTTGTCAGCACTCCCACCATCCATTGCAATATCTTTGTCTGCAGCCCCCTCAACTCTATTCAAAGCAGGTTCCACGGCCCCGGGCGCAACTGCTTGAGGTAGAACTTCACAAGGTGGCTCTGGGTCTAAATCAATCAACCTAATCCCTCTGCCTCTACCAGCGGCGGCTGGCCTGGCAGGTGTTGCTGCTGAAGGCCCTTTAGCTACAGCTGCAGCATTACCTCTGCCTCTTCCTCCGCCTCTCCTCCtggttctgttctgagtgggtTGTTGTACGAGCCAATTTTCCTCTTGAAAAGTGGGTTGAGCAGCAGGCTGGAGATCACCAAGCCGTTTCGATCTCCGCGCTCCACTACGCAGCTCTGGCATCGTCACCCATGCAAGTCACGTCAACGTGATTCCCTGGCCTTTCCTTCAGAATCTTCACTGacccaagaaagaaaaacaagtgcTTGAGTAAGTGACTGCACAGAAAAGATAAACCGCCTATAATAGTACATAAAAGCAACAAAACCATTAAATTCATAAAGCATACACCAATGCCAAAAGAAGCAGACACTCAAATAGGAAATCTTGACTTAAACACGTAAAGATTGGATCTTTTGCACATTTGAAACCCACACAAATAACCCCAGGTAGTTCTTAATTACAAGCATATCACTGAACGGAGAGAAGCCTATGTTTTATCTTATATCCCAAAAGGTTAATTCTAAACATGCAAAATGAAGCAGCAAAGCAGAAATCTGAGAAGCTGCCATACCCACAAAGGTTCAGTCAAAATGCATGTACTAATAAAGGAACATTGCATTTCGAAACTCtaataagaaaatcttttggAGCAAAGAAGCAACAGCATTGAAAGCAAGTAAAAACGCTGCATGCAAGATTTCTTGGTTCTGCTGTATCCACTGCCTAATTTCGTCTGAactcaataaaattatattcaaataaacaatgaggaaaaaaaa
Protein-coding sequences here:
- the LOC113694682 gene encoding casein kinase 1-like protein HD16 — protein: MPELRSGARRSKRLGDLQPAAQPTFQEENWLVQQPTQNRTRRRGGGRGRGNAAAVAKGPSAATPARPAAAGRGRGIRLIDLDPEPPCEVLPQAVAPGAVEPALNRVEGAADKDIAMDGGSADKILGAEEEASTTPVPERVQVGNSPIYKTERKLGKGGFGQVYVGRRVSGDTERTGPDAVEVGLKFEHRNSKGCNYGPPYEWQVYNTLNGCYGIPGVHYKGRQGDFYILVMDMLGPSLWDVWNSLGQSMSPNMVACIAVEAISILEKLHLKGFVHGDVKPENFLLGQPGTPDEKKLYLIDLGLASRWKDASSGQHVDYDQRPDIFRGTIRYASVHAHLGRTGSRRDDLESLAYTLIFLIKGRLPWQGYQGDNKSFLVCKKKMATSPELMCCFCPAPFKQFLEAVTNMKFDEEPNYSKLISFFESLIEPCTTLRPIRIDGALKVGQKRGRLLINLEEDEQPKKKVRLGSPATQWISVYNARRPMKQRYHYNVADSRLRQHVDKGNEDGLYISCVASAANLWALIMDAGTGFSSQVYELSAVFLHKDWIMEQWEKNYYISSIAGAANGSSLVVMSKGTPYTQQSYKVSESFPFKWINKKWKEGFHVTSMTTAGSRWGVVMSRNSGYSEQVVELDFLYPSEGIHRRWESGYRITSMAATADQAAFILSIPRRKMMDETQETLRTSAFPSTHVKEKWSKNLYIASICYGRTVC